The nucleotide sequence TCTTCTGCCATGCCCTGTATGACAGGAGCAAGCTGTTTACTTGTGATGACGGAGTTGGAGTTGAAACTGACAAACGGAGACTGTTCTATCTCATCTCCAATATGGATGGGAGAAACCACCAATATCTGGGGGATCGGATAGGCCTCTCCATAGGGGTGTGTCTTGATGAGAGAGGCCAATTGTTGCAGGGCTTTTGCGATGATCCGCTCATCGGCATTGAAGAACTTCTTGCAATCGTTGGTACCCAATGAGAGAATCACCATGTCCAGCGGGCGATGACTGTGAAGGGCAACAGGCAAGAACTCCCGACCCGAGCGATGAGGCTCGAGTGGGTCCTCAAACACGGCGGTCCGTCCGCCAAGGCCTTCTTCAATAATTTGGAAATCGGGGCCAAGGAGGGAGGAAAGCATTCCCGTCCATCGCTGATCATAGTTCCACCTACCCCCACTAGGGTTGGTCCCGAATGTATTTGAGTCACCGTAACAGAGTATTCTTCGCATGGCATGCAGTATACAGAAGAGCGATGATCAACGAAAGTAGGTTGGATATTTCTCCCTGATTGCAGATTCATCAATCTTGTAACGGCTGAGATGTTCCTCCATCAAATGCCCTGCAAGCTCAGCATCCCTTTGCTTGATTGCCTCTGCAATTGCCTGATGGTCATTGACTATCTTGATGTCCTTGATTGCATTCAGACTCATGGCACGAACTCGGTCGAAGTGGATAGTAAGACCTTCGATCATCCAACCATAACACTGGACTTTGTTTGCAAGTTGGAATAGCAAAGCATGGAACTGGTTGTCCAACTCCAACAGCTTTTCTGGATTGGAGTGTTCAATATAGAAACTCTGTAATCGAATAATTTCTTCCAGATAAGAGAGATCAGGAATCTCTTCCATGGTACACAGGACCTTTGTCACTTCCCTCTCCAATACCAGACGTAGAAAACGTGACTCTTCAACCATGGCGTAGTCAATAAGCATAATCCTGCTTCCCTTTTGGGGAAGGATTTCCACAATATTTACCCGACTCAGTTCAATCAGGGCTTCACGAACCGGAGTACGGGAAATACCCAATTGGGCTGCCATCTCATTCTCACTGACCATACTCCCAGGTTCCAATTGCAGTGAAATGATGTTCTCCTTCAGCTGACGAAGAGCATACTCCCGTGCTGTCTCTCTTCCCTGCCGAGGTTCTATATGCATAGTATTTCTCCTACCACCGATTTACATTGTATCATTTTTGTCTATGTACTGAAACTACTATCTCTGTACACAATATGAATAGTCCCTTTTCCCCAATCCCTAAAAGTTCCGAGGATAACAGCATGAGGAGACTATCCCCATGCTGCACCATGGTTACATGGCAGGACCAAAGATCAAATTCGGAATGAACAGACTGACCTGCGGGATAAGGGTGATAATTGCCACAACAATAAAAATCGCAACAAAGAACGGTGCCGATTCCCTTGCTGTCTCCTCTGGGGAGCACTCCATGATTGTGGACGTGGTATAGAGGGCTATACCCACAGGAGGCGTCATGATCCCCATTGTAGTCACCGTCATCATGATAATACCGAAATGCACGGGATCAATACCCAAAGATGTCACTACAGGAAGCAGAATGGGGGTCAACAACAATGCAACAACAGTTGTTTCAACAAACATTCCGCTGATGGTCAACAGGACGATAATAATCAGGAGCATGAGTGTTGGATTACTGGTTATGCTCATCAAGGCACTTGCGATTACCTGTGGAACTCTGTCATAGACAATACCATAGCCGAATACACCGCTCATTGCGAGAATAAGGGTGACCACGGCAATATCCTTAGAGCTATCCTTCAGTGTCTTGTAAAAGACTTTCCAGGTAAGTTCCTTATAGATTACCGCTCCTACAAAGATTGCATATACTGCGGCAAATGCGCCTGATTCAGAAGGAGTCATGATTCCAAAACGGATGAAGACAATCAACAATATGGGAAAGAGCAAGGCCCAGATACCATCAACCAATGCTTTTATGACTTCAGTAAAGGATGCATGCGTAGGATTGTCCGGCAGATACTTTCGTTTCCTTGCACTGATATCAACAGAAACCATCAAGGCAATCATCATGATGAACCCTGGCAACAAACCTCCAGCAAACAATCTGCCGATGGAGACCTCTCCAATGGACCCATAGATGATCAAACCCATGGAAGGAGGGATGGTGGCCACAATGAGAGAAGAAAGTCCATTGATGGCAGCTGACCAACCCTTGGAATACCCACGCTTGGTCATCTCAGGACCAAGGATTCTTGACTCCATCGCAGCATCCGCATTCGCTGACCCAGAGACACCACCCATCAAGGTGGACAGCACGCAGGATACTTGGGCGATATTGCCATGCATATGTCCCGTCAGGACATCAGCAAGCTTCATCAGGCGCTTGGTAATACCGGTGTTGTTCATAAGATTCCCTGCAAAGATAAAGAGGGGAATCGCCAACATGGTGAACGATTGTGTTGTTGCCAAAACCTTCTGCACCACAATGGTGTATGGAAGACTATCAGTTACCATAAAGAATGCCAGTCCAGAGATACCAATTGCAAATGCTACCGGCATACCCAACAACAAGAACATGATAAAAACAATTGTTGCTACACCCATACTACTCATCCCTCCGGCCTTGCTCCCAGAAGGAAGCTGGTTTCTTAATAATTTGAGACAATCGGATACTTGCTGAAATGATCATAAGAAATGATCCCACCGGAACGCTCAATGTTGCCCAGGAATAACTGATAGGGAGCACCTGGAAGAGCCGCTTCCTGTTCTGGATCAGCAATGGAATACCAAAATAGACCAGAACAGCCAAGAAAATGATAATCATAATGAAAAAGATAATCTTGAGTCCTTTCTGAACCTTTCCTGGAAATTTATTAGCAAGCAACTCAACCCCTATAAGATTGGTATTTCTGACCGCAAGGTCCCCACCAATGAAAACTTGCCAAGCGAACAGCAACAGGGAGATATCAACCGCCCAGTTCAAGGGATGTCCCACTGTTCGTGATACGGCAGAGACAAAAACCAGGATGGTGATTGCTACCAGGAGCACACTGGAAACCAACTCCTCAAAGTCGCAAAACTTATTATATCCTTTCTGTAAGATATTCATGTATTGAATCTCCCTCACGTCTTACATAATGATGGGATAGCTTTGGAGACCGCTGCTATCCCAACATTATCATGTTGCGGAGCTTAGCTCCTTTTTATGTTATTTGCCAATCTGAGCGTAGATTTCTTTTCTCAAATCGCCAAATCCGAGTTTTTCGTAGGCAACATCACTTGCTCTGACAAAAGCGTCAACATTTGGCTCAATGATTTTCACGCCATATTCAACAAGTTGCTTTTCTGTCTCAGTAATCTTGGACTGTACGTAACGAGCATTCTTCTCTCCAGCAGCCTTGGTTTCCTCGAGCAAAATTGTCTGAAGATCTTCTGGCAAGGTCTGGAACCATCTCTCACCAACGATCAAACCATTGATCAACTGGAAGTGCTCAGTACGGATCATGTAATCCAGAACTTCATAGATTCTGGAACCAAGAGCGGCGGTAAGCTGAACCTCACACCCATCAACTGCTTTGGACTGTACTGCTGAATAAGTCTCACCCCAAGGCATGGCAACCGGAGTAGCCCCAAGAGCGGCAACACTCTCTGCCCATGCGGGAGCACCAGGGGTCCTGATTCTCTGTCCACTCAGATCAGCAGGAGTATATGCTTCCTTGTTCAGGAAGAAGTGTCTTCCTCCATCATACCAGTTGAAGGAAAGGATGCGAATCTCGTTCTCTTCACTCAACTCCTTCTCCCATTCCGCAAACTTTGCGCTCTGGGTTACTGCAAGTACTTCATCATAGTTGTTGGCGAAATAGGCCATTCCGATGATTGCAATATCATTCACATAGTTGCCCATGCGCCCACCATCAGTAAGGACTGCAACATTAACACCCTGCAATGCCTGCTCAATGACATCTTCATCACTTCCCAACTGTGCAGAGGGATAGATCTCAACCACCAAACGGCCTTCTGAGCGAGCCTTTACGCTTTCTGCCAGCTGCTTGAAGCCCTCAACCATGGGAGAAGTTTCATTCAACTGAGTGGAAAGCTTCAAGGTATATACCTTGTCACCTTTTTCCCCACCACCCTGGGCAAACACTGATGCAGTAGCTACAACCAGTACCAACAAGATTGTTACGAAAATTCTTGTTTTTTTCATAGATCCTCCAATATCAAGTCGAAATTCTTTGACATACTAGTATACTAACTGTTTATTTTTTATTCTGTCAACATGAATATTCATGAAATACTACGTTTCCCCTTCCTGTTTTAATACACCTTATTTATTTTATTATAATTATTTAAAAGATACATGTAATATTTGTCGCCAAGAGTCTCACATCCTCAAAGGTACTCATACCTTCCAGCAGTGCTTTCCCGGATCATTATCACCGTATCAGGATAAGGACCAAATCTACTCATGCATCACTAAAAAAAGGCCAGTGGTCGGGAAAACCACTGGCCCAAGGGAGTCGCGTTGCTTGGCAATAAAAGTAGAACCAAGATGTAGTACCGGACAATCGCGTAAGAGAAAAATACCCAACACCAAGTAAATCAAAGCAGTAGGACATCGCTGGGACTGAAGGGCCTTATCCCTGCCAGCTAACCTTCTATTCTTCTCCTAATCATATCCCTTCCTAAGTACAAGCATATGCTGAAAAGTCTGAAATTGTCAATATACCTAGGAACTATACTATTTGCATATATAAATTTATCGATTTTCTTTAGCACTATTTATTTACTGGTTAAAAATACTCGCTTCTGTCAGAACATATCTCGATATTTTTGTAAAATTTGCAGGTTTCTTGTAAATTCCCAATTTTTTCGCTCTCAGCTATGTCATAGCGGAAAAATAAGTCTCTCTTTTTTTATCTACATATTGACCGAGAAGGGCACTTCCTCGTATATTTGTCCATGGCAATTATTGCTAAATAAAATTATTTATGGAGGTTTGCATGATTGATCTCTGCGCCATCCGAAAGTTGCAGACTTCCCTTCGCAACTTCGAAGACCAGTTGAAGCAGCAAACAGGTCTCTCATTCAACGATGCCTTGTTGCTATGTGCTGTAAACAAGGGAATCTGCGAACCCAGTGCCTTGGCAAAGGAACTGGAACTTTCCCCATCCCGGCTTACCCGCATATTGGATAGTCTGGAGAATCGTAAACTTGTTCAGAGAACCTTGAGCATAATGGATCGAAGAAGCCTTACCGTTGCCCTGACTGAAACAGGCAGTGAAATGGTCAAAACCTATAGTTGTTCTGAACTAAATCTTCCGAACGAACTACAGTTCACTCAGTCACCCAATACCTAGGAGACATCATGGAGAAGAAATACCTTATCATAGGAGGAGTCGCAGGAGGGGCAGGTACTGCCGCCAGACTCAGAAGAAGGGACGAAAAGGCCCAGATCATCATGTTTGAACGTGGTGAATACATCAGTTATGCGAACTGTGGTCTTCCCTATTTTGCCGGAAATGTAATAACCGAGCGCTCCAGGTTGTTTGTCATGACACCTGACAAGTTCATGGAGTCGTTGAATGTTGAAGCTCGTATCCAGAGCGATGTTGTAAGAATTGATCGTGAAGCAAAGACCATCCATGTAAAGGACCTGAAACGCAACACCGAATATGATGAACGCTACGATGTACTCATCCTCTCCCCTGGTGCAAGCCCGCTAATGCCTCCCATCCCAGGGATAGAACACCCATCAATCATGTCTCTTAGATCTGTCAGCGATATTGATACCATAAAGGAAAAAGTTGATAGTCCAGCGACTAAACGCGCAGTGGTTGTCGGCGGTGGCTTTATCGGCCTGGAGATGGCAGAGAACCTGAAGGAACGGGGCCTACAGGTATCGGTTGTGGAAGCGCTCGACCAAGTCATGAATATCATTGACTACGACATGGCAGCGGAAGTACAGCAACATCTCAGAGCAAAAGGGATCAATCTCTTCCTGAAGGATGGAGTGGCCTCCTTTGAGCATCATGGAGCACTAGTTAGTGTACGCCTGCAATCGGGCATCCTGATCGATGCAGATCTGGTAATCCTCTCCATTGGGGTGAAGCCCGATACCGCATTCCTGATGGATTCAGGCATTGAACTTGCAAAGAACGGGGCGATCAAGGTAGATGAGTATTTCACCACCAACGACAAGGACATCAGGGCAGTAGGTGACGCTATTGTCTTTGAAAGCCCACTCTCAGGGACCCCGGTCACGATTCCCCTCGCCGGTCCTGCAAACAAGCAAGCCCGTCTCTGTGCAGATAATATCGTGGATGGGAACAAGAAGCCCTATACCGGGATCATCGGTACCAGTATCGCAAAGATCTTTGACCTGACGGTTGCATCGACCGGTCTGACTGAGAAAGCCTTGAAAGCTGCCTCTCTCCCCTATCGTTGCGCTATCACCCATGTGGGCAATCATGCAGGATACTATCCCAATGTAAGACAACTCTCCTTGAAAGTACTCTACCACCCAGAGACAGGAAAAATCTGGGGAGGACAGTCCGTAGGATATGGTGGGGTCGACAAACGTATCGACATCATCTCCGCCTTTATTGGTAAGGGTGGTACGGTCTATGATCTGGCAGAATTCGAACAAGCGTATGCTCCCCCCTTCTCCAGTGCCAAGGATCCGGTAAACATGGTCGGCTTCATTGCCGTCAATGTCCTCGAAGGCATGAGTAACACCATAACTTGGGATGAGGCAGAGGAGGCACGGGAGAAAGGATCCTTCATGCTTGATGTAAGAAGTGAAGAGGAGTTTGAACTCGGAGCCATTGAAGGAGCTGTGAATATCCCCAATACGGATCTCCGTGACCGCTTGAAGGAAGTACCAAAGGACCGCGACATAATCCTTAACTGTGCCATGGGACTACGTGGCTACTTTGCTGAACGCATCCTTCGCCAGAATGGCTTCACCCGTGTAAGGAACCTTACAGGAGGTTTCAAGACCTATGACAGTGTAATGCGCGAACGTGAGTTGCTTGAGCATAAGACGGTACTGAACATCAAGGAAGCGAGTGCAACAATCGACAATCTCAACGAAGATGGATCATTCCGCAGAAGGACAGAAAATAAGATCTTCAAGGTGGATGCCTGTGGTTTGCAATGCCCCGGTCCAATTATCAGACTCAAGAAGGAAATGGACAACCTCGAAGAAGGAGACCGCATAGTAATCAAGGCATCAGACCCTGGTTTCGGTGTTGATGTACAATCCTGGAGCAAGCTTACCGGTAACAACCTCGTTTCGGTTACTACAACAGAAGGGGTTATTGAGGCCGTTGTTGAGAAGGGAAATGCAAACATCTGTTCAATGCCTGACTCAGCTGGAGATAAGCCTGCTATCTGTGATCCCAATAATGGGGCAACGATGGTTGTCTTCTCCAATGATCTGGACAAGGCACTCGCATCCTTTGTGCTTGCAAATGGAGCTGCTGCCTCAGGAAAACAGGTTACTATGTTCTTCACCTTCTGGGGGTTGAGCGTACTACGCAAGAAAAACGCACCACCAGTCAAGAAGGACTTCATGGGGAAGATGTTCTCCAGCATGCTTCCCAAGGGAATGGACGAGCTTGGACTCTCCAGCATGAACATGGGTGGATTGGGAGCGAAAATGATGAAAAGCCGCATGAAGAAGAAACATGTCGACCAAGTCGCCCAAATGTTCGAGGACGCAAAGAATTCAGGGGTCCGCATGGTGGCCTGCCAGATGTCAATGGACATCATGGGCATCGCCAAGGAAGAGCTGCTTGATGGCGTCGAGATAGGAGGTGTTGCCACCTACATGGGCGCTGCTTCCGAGAGTAAAGTAAATCTGTTTATCTAGATCCTAATAGTGGGGTGGCCTCTGGTCCGAAGGGGCTACGTCATCCCCCATTTCATCCACCACATCAGAGACACGTTTTTCCAACGCTTCGAGACGACTCTTCAGAAGTCCGATTTCTTTGGCTTGTTCAGTGACCACAGAATCGAGGGTTACGATCGTCTCT is from uncultured Sphaerochaeta sp. and encodes:
- a CDS encoding SGNH/GDSL hydrolase family protein — translated: MRRILCYGDSNTFGTNPSGGRWNYDQRWTGMLSSLLGPDFQIIEEGLGGRTAVFEDPLEPHRSGREFLPVALHSHRPLDMVILSLGTNDCKKFFNADERIIAKALQQLASLIKTHPYGEAYPIPQILVVSPIHIGDEIEQSPFVSFNSNSVITSKQLAPVIQGMAEENALLYFDASSVAFPSSIDQLHMGRESHQAMGEGLASLILSYFNVQKEEPQEKKEERTVSRAIKFPFFKR
- a CDS encoding GntR family transcriptional regulator — protein: MHIEPRQGRETAREYALRQLKENIISLQLEPGSMVSENEMAAQLGISRTPVREALIELSRVNIVEILPQKGSRIMLIDYAMVEESRFLRLVLEREVTKVLCTMEEIPDLSYLEEIIRLQSFYIEHSNPEKLLELDNQFHALLFQLANKVQCYGWMIEGLTIHFDRVRAMSLNAIKDIKIVNDHQAIAEAIKQRDAELAGHLMEEHLSRYKIDESAIREKYPTYFR
- a CDS encoding TRAP transporter large permease yields the protein MGVATIVFIMFLLLGMPVAFAIGISGLAFFMVTDSLPYTIVVQKVLATTQSFTMLAIPLFIFAGNLMNNTGITKRLMKLADVLTGHMHGNIAQVSCVLSTLMGGVSGSANADAAMESRILGPEMTKRGYSKGWSAAINGLSSLIVATIPPSMGLIIYGSIGEVSIGRLFAGGLLPGFIMMIALMVSVDISARKRKYLPDNPTHASFTEVIKALVDGIWALLFPILLIVFIRFGIMTPSESGAFAAVYAIFVGAVIYKELTWKVFYKTLKDSSKDIAVVTLILAMSGVFGYGIVYDRVPQVIASALMSITSNPTLMLLIIIVLLTISGMFVETTVVALLLTPILLPVVTSLGIDPVHFGIIMMTVTTMGIMTPPVGIALYTTSTIMECSPEETARESAPFFVAIFIVVAIITLIPQVSLFIPNLIFGPAM
- a CDS encoding TRAP transporter small permease subunit; translation: MNILQKGYNKFCDFEELVSSVLLVAITILVFVSAVSRTVGHPLNWAVDISLLLFAWQVFIGGDLAVRNTNLIGVELLANKFPGKVQKGLKIIFFIMIIIFLAVLVYFGIPLLIQNRKRLFQVLPISYSWATLSVPVGSFLMIISASIRLSQIIKKPASFWEQGRRDE
- a CDS encoding C4-dicarboxylate TRAP transporter substrate-binding protein; amino-acid sequence: MKKTRIFVTILLVLVVATASVFAQGGGEKGDKVYTLKLSTQLNETSPMVEGFKQLAESVKARSEGRLVVEIYPSAQLGSDEDVIEQALQGVNVAVLTDGGRMGNYVNDIAIIGMAYFANNYDEVLAVTQSAKFAEWEKELSEENEIRILSFNWYDGGRHFFLNKEAYTPADLSGQRIRTPGAPAWAESVAALGATPVAMPWGETYSAVQSKAVDGCEVQLTAALGSRIYEVLDYMIRTEHFQLINGLIVGERWFQTLPEDLQTILLEETKAAGEKNARYVQSKITETEKQLVEYGVKIIEPNVDAFVRASDVAYEKLGFGDLRKEIYAQIGK
- a CDS encoding MarR family winged helix-turn-helix transcriptional regulator, encoding MIDLCAIRKLQTSLRNFEDQLKQQTGLSFNDALLLCAVNKGICEPSALAKELELSPSRLTRILDSLENRKLVQRTLSIMDRRSLTVALTETGSEMVKTYSCSELNLPNELQFTQSPNT
- a CDS encoding DsrE/DsrF/DrsH-like family protein, coding for MEKKYLIIGGVAGGAGTAARLRRRDEKAQIIMFERGEYISYANCGLPYFAGNVITERSRLFVMTPDKFMESLNVEARIQSDVVRIDREAKTIHVKDLKRNTEYDERYDVLILSPGASPLMPPIPGIEHPSIMSLRSVSDIDTIKEKVDSPATKRAVVVGGGFIGLEMAENLKERGLQVSVVEALDQVMNIIDYDMAAEVQQHLRAKGINLFLKDGVASFEHHGALVSVRLQSGILIDADLVILSIGVKPDTAFLMDSGIELAKNGAIKVDEYFTTNDKDIRAVGDAIVFESPLSGTPVTIPLAGPANKQARLCADNIVDGNKKPYTGIIGTSIAKIFDLTVASTGLTEKALKAASLPYRCAITHVGNHAGYYPNVRQLSLKVLYHPETGKIWGGQSVGYGGVDKRIDIISAFIGKGGTVYDLAEFEQAYAPPFSSAKDPVNMVGFIAVNVLEGMSNTITWDEAEEAREKGSFMLDVRSEEEFELGAIEGAVNIPNTDLRDRLKEVPKDRDIILNCAMGLRGYFAERILRQNGFTRVRNLTGGFKTYDSVMRERELLEHKTVLNIKEASATIDNLNEDGSFRRRTENKIFKVDACGLQCPGPIIRLKKEMDNLEEGDRIVIKASDPGFGVDVQSWSKLTGNNLVSVTTTEGVIEAVVEKGNANICSMPDSAGDKPAICDPNNGATMVVFSNDLDKALASFVLANGAAASGKQVTMFFTFWGLSVLRKKNAPPVKKDFMGKMFSSMLPKGMDELGLSSMNMGGLGAKMMKSRMKKKHVDQVAQMFEDAKNSGVRMVACQMSMDIMGIAKEELLDGVEIGGVATYMGAASESKVNLFI
- a CDS encoding SlyX family protein, whose translation is MEERLTKLEMKLAYAEETIVTLDSVVTEQAKEIGLLKSRLEALEKRVSDVVDEMGDDVAPSDQRPPHY